In Halobacteriovorax marinus SJ, the following proteins share a genomic window:
- a CDS encoding NADH-quinone oxidoreductase subunit N, which yields MLLNYLASIGRFTPEIILVVTMIGLLFVESTYGDNDKGSKKGFLYATAYAGLLLALVKLVASLGDAPGGIFTNALTIDPFSTLAKIIMVLGTAGSIYLSRRSEDIYGNLKGEFAIISVGVLIGGMLLASANNMLMLYIGIETLSILSYVLASLKKNDDRSSEAGLKYSLYGGISAGIMLFGLSHIFGVLGTIQFTGVIAKLQTLDTMQVAILMPSFLMFFAGIGYKIACVPFHMWAPDVYEGSPLPVTTFFSIVPKIAGIAVLVRVTMTFFGGETSALQMTWVGTLSVIAALTMTVGNVSAIGQRSVKRMLAYSSISHAGMMMMGVVCLSELGVTGVLFYGITYLFMTLVAFFITSFVQDEYGNDHFERFNGLIFKHPLMAIFMIITMFSLAGIPPFSGFVAKFNIFNALIDKNFYVLAIIAGMNSVVALYYYMKIVRLMVFKPNESEEKIAGFGFSNQLIIAVFTVPVVLLGVFWENIVMVANGAKIFIQ from the coding sequence ATGCTTTTAAATTATTTAGCAAGTATAGGTCGATTTACTCCAGAGATTATCTTAGTTGTTACTATGATTGGTCTTCTGTTTGTTGAATCGACTTATGGAGATAACGACAAGGGAAGTAAGAAAGGTTTTCTTTATGCAACTGCATATGCCGGATTACTTCTTGCGCTTGTGAAGCTAGTGGCTTCTCTCGGTGATGCTCCAGGTGGTATTTTTACAAATGCACTGACAATTGACCCATTCAGTACATTGGCAAAAATTATTATGGTCTTAGGTACAGCTGGATCAATATATTTAAGTAGAAGATCTGAAGATATTTATGGAAACCTCAAAGGTGAATTCGCAATTATTTCAGTAGGTGTATTAATTGGAGGTATGTTATTGGCCTCAGCTAATAATATGCTTATGCTATACATTGGAATTGAGACACTTTCGATTCTTTCATACGTCTTAGCTTCACTTAAGAAGAATGATGATAGATCATCAGAAGCTGGACTAAAGTACTCTCTATATGGGGGTATCTCAGCAGGTATAATGCTTTTTGGTTTAAGTCACATCTTTGGAGTTCTAGGAACAATTCAATTCACAGGTGTAATAGCAAAACTACAAACATTAGACACAATGCAAGTCGCAATCTTGATGCCATCATTTCTAATGTTCTTTGCTGGTATTGGTTATAAGATTGCTTGTGTTCCATTCCATATGTGGGCACCAGATGTATACGAAGGTTCACCTCTTCCTGTAACAACATTCTTCTCAATTGTTCCAAAGATTGCAGGTATTGCCGTACTAGTTAGAGTGACAATGACATTCTTTGGTGGAGAAACGTCAGCGCTACAAATGACTTGGGTTGGAACTTTAAGCGTTATTGCTGCATTAACAATGACAGTTGGTAACGTCTCTGCAATAGGGCAAAGATCAGTTAAAAGAATGCTCGCGTACTCTTCAATCAGTCACGCTGGTATGATGATGATGGGTGTTGTTTGTCTTTCTGAATTAGGTGTAACAGGTGTTCTATTCTACGGTATCACATACCTATTTATGACACTCGTAGCATTCTTCATTACGTCATTTGTTCAAGATGAGTATGGTAATGATCACTTTGAAAGATTTAATGGGCTTATATTTAAGCATCCATTAATGGCCATATTCATGATTATCACAATGTTCTCATTAGCTGGTATTCCACCATTTAGTGGATTTGTTGCTAAGTTTAATATCTTCAATGCTTTAATTGATAAGAACTTCTATGTTTTAGCAATTATTGCAGGTATGAACTCAGTTGTAGCGCTTTACTACTACATGAAGATCGTAAGATTAATGGTATTTAAGCCAAATGAAAGTGAAGAGAAGATAGCAGGGTTTGGTTTTTCAAATCAACTAATCATTGCAGTATTCACAGTTCCAGTTGTACTACTTGGTGTATTCTGGGAAAACATCGTAATGGTTGCTAATGGAGCTAAGATCTTCATCCAATAA
- a CDS encoding tetratricopeptide repeat protein codes for MSKKYRVKLINDRIVGPFVAEQIGELYVKGHLLGDEKCQVFPVGDWLTLKDFDELKEIIVKATKEGKIKAKDSGERTQTFARINKPKTKKQAVKKDKGFQEFQYKKEDISRVDYEALEEKFKEEAKELESIEEELGHVNEVPVEEPEENDGVEKTVIINRSSLSNDNVDKTVIVNPNPFREKVEEKIEDEPEEDTNSEEEEEVEEEPKEEVLNTQEATEFINVKELLPDIKQVANVAEKEFEEKVIEEEAEEAKLTPEKKVKEEEAEEKEKKKSKRKKTTPIVAVAFIVILWTLLFPEKEEKKLDPVRVSIQFPIQAEFLDSVKSTEALNRGLDHYSQGTYLSKIKASLEFSKSLHHQFKNNKALGYLILTYSEIFENSNDEKKSIRTIFKLIEIARSKMLSDANVAAGSALFYQKIGKAQSANRILENFIRINKPTVNLLSIYLNVLIEVGNYIEARKVFDMLSGLKNKNEATYLSILNFYEENDLQDKVKETIAEARNSFPKSIPLLLRYAKYQFDIGDYKKYEAVLKVIQSLNSGRSPMYYAKFLEYMGILAAIKKDNNKAVLLFRLALKIHESDELRSKLSLLELGGSSNVEKIILESKIVELMKKAKNAVKERKWEIAFINAIKASDLDSSYIPAQLLLGNIQVKRGYYEDAIKTFNRMKKEYPLNKKINIYLVEAYIKAFKLSKAEVELRTLAQSKLSDSYIFYSLQAKYYLRREFYENAISKFKESIKRNPVNDDDYFELAKIYLKFRKFKSAKNMLTRSISLDPVNIEYHSAYANILYELEGAETAIGYLRNLLKQNRDNPKILGDIAIYYYKNGQNIEFQEYKKRVEKLASTDASFYEFLIYSAELDDRDDDVIKYGKELIKINPGDLDVQIKLGKNLYDKGLYKEALNMFESILARLESFPRANYYLAKTYIKLRDLKKAHIMAEREVKNNPSLEFGYFILGEVFRLEKKYREAELNFKRSISKNGRYVEALMGMGWIKWKQGYLDRAREYYLKALKENQNNGEIHRALGYIYKEIGQSSLAIDSFRVYLDLTPAAKDRAQIQGLMKSLR; via the coding sequence ATGAGCAAGAAGTATAGAGTGAAATTAATCAATGACCGAATTGTTGGCCCGTTCGTGGCTGAACAAATTGGTGAGCTATACGTAAAGGGTCATTTACTTGGAGATGAAAAGTGCCAAGTATTTCCTGTTGGAGATTGGTTAACCTTAAAAGACTTTGATGAGCTAAAAGAAATAATCGTTAAGGCAACAAAAGAAGGTAAGATCAAGGCCAAAGACAGCGGTGAGCGAACGCAAACTTTTGCTAGGATTAATAAACCAAAAACAAAGAAGCAAGCTGTAAAGAAAGACAAGGGCTTCCAAGAGTTTCAATATAAGAAAGAAGATATAAGCAGGGTTGATTATGAGGCCTTGGAAGAGAAATTTAAAGAAGAAGCTAAAGAGCTTGAATCAATCGAAGAAGAACTTGGTCATGTAAATGAGGTTCCCGTTGAAGAACCTGAAGAAAATGATGGAGTTGAAAAAACGGTAATTATAAACAGAAGTTCTCTTAGCAATGATAATGTCGACAAGACAGTAATTGTAAATCCAAATCCATTTAGAGAAAAAGTTGAAGAGAAGATCGAAGATGAGCCTGAGGAAGATACAAACTCAGAGGAAGAGGAAGAAGTAGAAGAAGAACCAAAAGAAGAGGTTCTTAATACTCAGGAAGCAACTGAGTTTATAAATGTTAAAGAACTTTTACCTGATATCAAACAAGTTGCAAACGTTGCAGAAAAAGAGTTTGAAGAAAAAGTTATAGAGGAAGAAGCTGAAGAAGCTAAGCTAACTCCAGAAAAGAAAGTTAAAGAGGAAGAGGCCGAAGAGAAAGAGAAAAAGAAGTCTAAAAGAAAGAAAACTACACCAATAGTTGCTGTTGCATTTATTGTTATTCTATGGACTTTACTCTTCCCTGAAAAAGAAGAAAAGAAACTCGACCCAGTAAGAGTAAGTATTCAATTCCCGATTCAAGCGGAGTTCTTAGATAGTGTAAAGAGTACTGAGGCCCTTAATAGGGGTTTAGATCACTACTCCCAGGGAACTTACCTATCTAAAATTAAGGCATCTCTTGAATTTAGTAAGTCTCTACACCATCAATTTAAAAATAATAAGGCGCTTGGATACTTAATACTTACCTATTCTGAAATATTTGAAAATTCAAATGATGAAAAGAAATCGATTCGAACAATATTTAAGCTCATAGAAATTGCAAGAAGTAAGATGCTTTCAGATGCAAATGTTGCAGCAGGGAGTGCCCTCTTTTATCAAAAGATAGGAAAAGCTCAGAGTGCAAATAGAATACTTGAAAACTTTATTAGAATTAATAAGCCAACAGTAAATCTTCTTTCTATTTATTTAAATGTATTAATTGAAGTCGGAAATTATATTGAGGCTAGAAAAGTATTTGATATGCTCTCTGGTCTTAAGAATAAAAATGAAGCAACTTATCTAAGTATATTAAATTTTTACGAAGAAAATGATCTACAAGATAAAGTTAAAGAGACAATTGCTGAAGCTAGAAACTCATTTCCTAAATCAATTCCTCTCTTACTTAGGTATGCAAAGTACCAATTTGATATAGGTGATTACAAGAAGTACGAAGCGGTATTAAAAGTAATACAGTCTTTGAATTCTGGAAGATCTCCAATGTATTACGCAAAATTTCTTGAATATATGGGGATTTTGGCAGCAATTAAAAAAGATAATAATAAAGCCGTTCTCCTTTTTAGATTGGCCTTAAAAATTCATGAATCTGATGAACTTAGATCAAAGCTTTCTCTGCTTGAGCTTGGGGGCTCTTCGAATGTTGAGAAGATTATTCTTGAGAGTAAGATTGTAGAGCTCATGAAGAAGGCCAAGAATGCAGTAAAAGAAAGAAAGTGGGAAATAGCCTTTATTAATGCAATTAAAGCTTCTGATTTAGATAGCTCTTATATTCCCGCTCAGCTTCTGCTTGGAAATATTCAAGTTAAGAGAGGATACTATGAAGATGCTATAAAGACATTCAATAGAATGAAGAAGGAATACCCTCTTAATAAGAAGATTAATATCTACTTAGTAGAAGCCTATATTAAAGCCTTTAAACTCTCTAAAGCAGAGGTGGAACTTAGAACTCTTGCTCAATCTAAGTTAAGTGATAGTTACATCTTTTACTCACTCCAGGCAAAGTACTACTTAAGAAGAGAGTTCTATGAGAATGCTATTTCTAAGTTCAAAGAAAGTATTAAGAGAAACCCTGTTAATGATGATGATTACTTTGAATTGGCAAAAATATATTTAAAGTTTAGAAAGTTTAAATCTGCAAAGAATATGTTAACGAGGTCGATTTCACTTGATCCTGTTAATATTGAATACCATTCTGCTTATGCCAACATATTATATGAGCTAGAGGGTGCTGAGACAGCAATTGGTTACCTTAGAAATTTATTGAAGCAAAATAGAGATAACCCAAAAATTCTTGGTGATATAGCTATCTACTATTATAAGAATGGACAAAATATTGAATTCCAAGAATATAAGAAGAGAGTTGAGAAGTTAGCTAGTACTGATGCAAGCTTCTATGAGTTCTTAATTTACTCCGCTGAGCTTGATGACAGAGATGATGATGTAATTAAATATGGAAAAGAGCTAATTAAGATAAATCCTGGTGATTTAGATGTTCAAATTAAGCTTGGGAAGAATCTCTACGATAAAGGTCTTTATAAAGAAGCTCTCAATATGTTTGAGTCGATTTTGGCCCGATTAGAATCTTTTCCTAGAGCGAATTACTATCTTGCTAAGACCTATATTAAACTTAGAGATCTTAAGAAGGCCCATATTATGGCCGAGCGAGAAGTGAAGAATAATCCTTCGCTAGAGTTTGGTTACTTTATTCTTGGGGAAGTTTTTAGACTAGAGAAGAAGTACAGAGAAGCAGAGTTAAACTTTAAGAGATCTATTTCTAAGAACGGTCGCTACGTAGAAGCTCTCATGGGAATGGGTTGGATAAAGTGGAAGCAAGGTTATCTAGATAGAGCGAGAGAGTATTACTTAAAGGCCCTGAAGGAAAATCAAAATAATGGAGAAATCCATAGAGCACTTGGTTACATCTATAAAGAGATTGGTCAGAGTTCTTTGGCAATTGACTCATTTAGAGTTT